Proteins from a single region of bacterium:
- a CDS encoding NADP-dependent malic enzyme (NADP-dependent; catalyzes the oxidative decarboxylation of malate to form pyruvate; decarboxylates oxaloacetate): MDIFQESLEYHARGRKGKIEVVPTKPCKTQRDLSLAYSPGVAEPCLHIAKDPSLAYQYTAKGNLVAVLSNGTAVLGLGNIGALAGKPVMEGKGVLFKRFADIDVFDIEVNSLDPDAIIKFCQMIEPTFGGINLEDISAPDCFYIEEVCKATMNIPVFHDDQHGTAIISGAALINAIELVGKDISKVKVVFNGAGASGIACARMYETLGVSHENVVLCDTKGALYFGREDLDPAHPKYNKYKAYFASDTKARTLAEALDGADVFCGCSVANVVTKEMIKKMTKDPIIFAMANPTPEISYPDAIEARPDCIMATGRSDYPNQVNNVLGFPFIFRGALDTHASQINEEMKKAATQALAR, from the coding sequence ATGGATATCTTCCAGGAATCCCTCGAATACCATGCCCGCGGCAGAAAAGGGAAAATCGAAGTCGTTCCGACCAAACCGTGTAAAACCCAGCGTGACCTATCACTGGCATACTCCCCCGGTGTCGCGGAACCGTGTCTTCATATTGCCAAGGATCCATCACTAGCCTACCAGTATACCGCGAAAGGAAATCTGGTCGCAGTTTTATCGAATGGTACCGCAGTACTTGGACTTGGGAATATCGGCGCTCTTGCTGGTAAACCCGTGATGGAAGGCAAAGGTGTTTTGTTCAAGCGATTTGCCGATATCGACGTATTCGACATTGAAGTTAACTCGCTCGATCCCGACGCAATCATCAAATTCTGCCAAATGATCGAACCGACCTTCGGCGGTATCAATCTGGAAGACATTTCTGCCCCGGACTGTTTCTACATCGAAGAAGTTTGCAAAGCGACGATGAATATTCCGGTGTTTCACGACGATCAACACGGAACCGCGATTATCTCAGGCGCTGCGCTAATCAATGCTATCGAGTTGGTAGGTAAAGACATCTCGAAAGTGAAAGTGGTATTTAATGGTGCAGGAGCCTCCGGTATTGCCTGTGCGCGGATGTACGAAACGCTTGGCGTTAGTCACGAAAATGTCGTCCTATGCGATACAAAAGGCGCGTTATATTTCGGTCGCGAAGATCTTGATCCGGCACATCCGAAGTACAACAAATACAAGGCATACTTCGCTTCAGACACCAAAGCCCGCACATTAGCGGAAGCCTTGGACGGCGCTGACGTATTCTGTGGTTGCTCGGTTGCTAACGTTGTGACCAAAGAAATGATCAAGAAAATGACCAAAGACCCGATCATTTTTGCGATGGCAAATCCGACACCGGAAATCTCATATCCCGATGCTATCGAAGCTCGTCCCGATTGCATCATGGCAACCGGTCGCAGTGATTATCCGAACCAAGTGAACAACGTTCTTGGCTTCCCGTTCATTTTCCGTGGTGCATTGGATACCCATGCATCGCAGATTAACGAAGAAATGAAGAAAGCGGCTACCCAAGCGTTAGCACGCTT
- a CDS encoding YciI family protein — protein MKHFLVEVTYTASIAEVEAVVPAHRVFLDEGYRAGLLLMSGPQEPLVGGMVVARAENREAIEAFFQRDPYTVQQVASHRVVEFIPVKHQSFLKDWIGK, from the coding sequence ATGAAGCATTTTTTGGTCGAAGTCACCTACACTGCCTCGATTGCTGAAGTGGAAGCGGTCGTTCCCGCTCACCGCGTGTTTCTCGATGAGGGTTACCGAGCAGGGTTGTTGCTGATGTCAGGGCCACAAGAACCGTTGGTCGGAGGAATGGTTGTCGCCCGGGCGGAAAACCGCGAAGCAATCGAAGCGTTTTTTCAACGTGATCCATATACAGTGCAGCAGGTTGCGAGCCATCGGGTGGTTGAATTCATTCCTGTGAAGCATCAGAGTTTTTTGAAAGACTGGATAGGCAAATAG